The following nucleotide sequence is from Streptomyces sp. HUAS CB01.
CAGCTGGTCGATCATGTACGGCTTCATCAGCTTGCCGTCGTTGGCGATCGCCGCGGTGACCATGGCCATCTGCAGCGGCGTGGCGGCGGTGTCGAACTGGCCGATCGAGGAGAGCGCGTTGCCACCGCGGTCCATGGTCGTGTTGTAGACGGAGGACGAGGCACGGACGGGGGTGTCGATCTCGGCGTTGTTGAAGCCGAACTTCTGGGCCATCTCCACCATCTTGTCCCGGGACACCTTGTCACCGAGGTTGGCGAAGACGGAGTTGCAGGACACCTCCATGGCCGCGTTGAGGCTCGCCTTCTCGCAGCCGCCGTGCGAGTTCTTCATCGGCGTCCGCGAGAGCGGGATCAAGTACGGCTCGGGCGTGTCCGTGGGCGCTTCGATGTCCTCGACCACGCCGTTCTCCAGCGCGGCGGCCGCGGTGACGACCTTGAACGTGGAGCCGGGCGGGTAGGTCTCGCGCAGCGCGCGGTTCACCATCGGCTTGTCTTTGTCGTTGAGCAGCTTCTGGCGGTTCTCGGAGTCCTTGATGGAGTTGCCCGCGAAGACCGAAGGGTCGTACGACGGGGTCGACGCCAGCGCCAGGATCTTCCCGGTCTGCGGGTCGATCGCCGCGACGGCGCCCTTCTTGTCGCCGAGGCCCTTGAACGCGGCCTCCTGGGCCTTGCCGTTCAGGGTGGTGACGACGTCGCCGCCCTTCTTCTTCTCGCCCGTGAACATGGCCATCGTGCGGTCGAAGAACAGCCGGTCGTCGTTGCCGGTCAGTATCCCGTCCTCGAGCTTCTCGATCTGGTTGGCGTCGAACGCCTGCGAGGCGAAGCCGGTGACGGGCGCCCACATGGGGCCGTTCACGTACGTGCGCTTGTACTTGAAGTCGCTGCCCTTCGTCGCGACCGAGCCCGTGATGGGCTTGCCGTCGACGATGATGTTGCCGCGCTCGTGGGCGTAGCGCTCGATCTGGACCCGGCGGTTGAGCTTGTGCGTGTTGAGCTCGTCCGCGCGGACGTACTGGAGCCAGTTGTCCCGGATGAGGAGGGCGAGGACCAGGAGGCCGCAGAAGATCGCGATGCGGCGCAGAGGCTTGTTCACGGTCGGACCACCTGGGTCATCTCGGCATCGGGGGACGGGGCGGGAGCCGGCGCCGGACGGCGCGCGGTGTCGCTGATACGGATGAGGATGCCGATCAGGGCCCAGTTGGCGATGACGGATGAGCCACCGGCCGCGAGGAACGGCATGGTCATACCGGTCAGCGGGATGAGCCCCATCACACCGCCGGCCACGACGAACACCTGGAGCGCGAAGGCGCCGGACAGACCGACCGCGAACAGCTTGCCGAACGGGTCCCGGGCGGCCAGGGCCGTACGGATGCCGCGCTCGATGATCAGGCCGTACAGCAGCAGGAACGCCATGACGCCGGTCAGGCCGAGCTCCTCGCCGACGGTGGCGAAGATGAAGTCCGAGTTGGCGGCGAAGCTGATGAGGTCGGAGTCGCCCTGACCGAGCCCGGTACCGAGGGTCCCCCCGGCGCCGAACGACATCAGCACCTGGGTCATCTGGTCACAGGCGTTGATCATGTTGGAGCCCTCGGGCGCGGTCTCCAGGCACCCGAAGGGGTCGAGCCAGGCGGCGACACGGGACTGGACGTGGCTCGCGAACTGCGCGACGACCACGGCGCCGCCCGCCGACATGAGCAGACCCATGACGATCCAGCTCGTCCGCTCGGTGGCCACGTACAGCATCACCACGAACATGCCGAAGAACAGCAGCGAGGTGCCGAGGTCGTTCTCGAAGACCAGGATGAGCAGGCTCATCGCCCAGATCGTGAGGATCGGGCCGAGGTCGCGGCCGCGCGGCAGGTACAGGCCCATGAACCTGCGGCTGGCCAGTGCGAGCGCGTCCCGTTTCACCATCAGGTAGCCGGAGAAGAAGACCGCGATCACGATCTTCGCGAACTCACCCGGCTGGATGGAGAACCCGCCCACCCTGATCCAGATCTTCGCGCCGAAGACGTCCGCGCCGAGGCCCGGCACGATCGGCAGGATCAGCAGGACCAGCGCCGCCGCCATCGAGATGTACGTGAAGCGCTGGAGGACGCGGTGGTCCTTCAGGATCATCAGCACCCCGACGAACAGCGCGATGCCGAGGGCCGAGTACATCAGCTGGTTCGTCGCCTGCGGGGCGAAGTCGGGGCGGGCGTTCAGCCGCGGCGACTGGTCCAGCCGCCAGATCAGCACCAGCCCGAGCCCGTTGAGCAGCGTCGCCAGCGGCAGCAGCAGCGGGTCCGCGTACTTGGCGAACTTCCGCACGACGATGTGGGCGACGGCCGCCATCAGTCCGAGGCCGAGCCCGTAGCCGAGCATGCCGGACGGCACCTCGCCGTTGAGCGCGAGGCCCACGTTGAGATACGCGAACACCGGGATCGCGACGGCGAACGCGAGCAGCACGAGCTCGGTGTTGCGGCGGCTCGGCGCGTCGATCGCGCCGATGGTGGTCGTGTTGGTGACAACGCTCATGGTGGAGAAAGGCCCCCCTACGGGTGCTTACTGCTTGCCGCAGTTCGAGGCCAGCTTCTGCTCCTCCTCCGAGAGGGTGGGGCCCGGAGAGGGAGACGCTGCGGTCGGCTTGGTCTGGGCGGACTGGGTCGAGGGCTTCGTGCCGGTCGTTCCGCCGGCCTGGCCCTCGCCCGGCGGCGTGCCGGCGGCACGGTCCGCGGCGGCGCGGCGCTGCTCGTCCTTCTTGCAGACGGCTGCCTGCGCGCCGAGCTCCTGGATCTTGTCGCGGGCATCGCCGAGGCTTCCCTCGGTGATGGTCTCCTTGACCTGCTTCTGCTGGTAGGCCGGCAGGTACTTGAGTTCGATCTCGGGGTGGTCCTTCTCGACCTTCGAGAGCGAGACCCAGGCCAGGTCCTGGCTGATGCCCCGGTACAGCGCGACGTGGTTCTCGTTCGCGCCGACGTAGTACTGGGTCTGCGTCCAGCGGTAACCGCCGTAGAGACCACCGCCGACGACCCCCAGCGCGAGCGCGATGAAGAAGGATCTCTTCAGCCACTTCCGGCCGCGGCGCGGCTTGACGAAGTCGTCGTCGGTGTAGGTGCCGTAGCTGCCCTCCGGCGGCATCCCGTCGTAGCCGACGTCATCGCCGCTTCCGGGGGGACCGAAGCTGCCTCCCGGGGGTGGCGGGGTGGGCCGTCCGAGGCCGGACGCGCGGCCGGCGGGGGTCTGCATCGCCCCGCCGTCGCCCAGCTGCATCTGGTTCTCGGCGACCGCGCCGACGACGACCGGGGTGTCGCTGAGCGCGCCGGCGAGGGTGTCGCCGGAGTCCGTGTCGAGCACGTCGGCGACGATGCAGGTGATGTTGTCGGGGCCGCCGCCGCGCAGGGCGAGCTGGATCAGCTCCTGCACCGTCTCCTGCGGGCCCTGGTAGCTGGCGAGGGCGTCCTCCAGCGTCTGGTGGGAGACGACGCCGGACAGTCCGTCGGAGCAGATGAGGTAGCGGTCGCCGGCCCGGACCTCGCGGATGGAGAGATCGGGCTCGACGTGGTCACCACTGCCCAGCGCGCGCATCAGCAGGGCGCGCTGCGGGTGGGTGGTGGCCTCCTCCTCGGTGATCCGGCCCTCGTCGACGAGCCGCTGCACCCAGGTGTGGTCCTGCGTGATCTGGGTCAGGACCCCGTCGCGGAGCAGGTACGCACGGGAGTCGCCGACGTGGACGAGTCCGAGTCGCTGACCGGTCCACAGGAGCGCGGTCAGGGTGGTGCCCATGCCCTCGAGCTGGGGGTCCTCCTCGACCATCATGCGCAGCTGCTCGTTGGCCCGCTGTACCGCGGTGCCGAGCGAGGTGAGGATGTCCGAGCCCGGAATGTCGTCGTCGAGCTGGACGAGCGTGGAGATGACCTCCGACGAGGCGACCTCGCCGGCGGCCTGGCCCCCCATGCCGTCGGCGATCGCGAGAAGACGCGGGCCGGCGTAGCCGGAGTCCTCGTTGCCCTCCCGGATCATGCCTTTGTGCGATCCGGCTGCGAAGCGCAGTGACAGACTCATGCGCACCTGCCCTGTCGACGCTGCCTCGGGGTACAGCCGGTCTCGAGCCACACTGCCCACCCTCCGGTCGGGAGCCTGCCCCGGTCCGTCGCCGGGACCGCTGCGGGGTCCTCCGTGCGGACCGCCGCGGCTCGCTCGCTCCGCTCGCTCATTGTCGTACTACTTCCGCAGCTCGATGACGGTCTTGCCGATACGGATCGGCGCGCCCGGCGGAATCGGTGTCGGGGTGGTGAGCCGGGTCCGGTCGAGATAGGTGCCGTTGGTGGACCCGAGATCCTCGACGATCCACTGGCCGTCACGGTCCGGGTAGATCCTGGCATGCCGGCTGGAGGCGTAGTCGTCGTCCAGCACGATCGTGGAATCGTGCGCACGGCCCAGGGTGATCGTCTGCCCCTGCAGCGCGACCGTGGTGCCGGTGAGGGAGCCCTCGGTGACGACCAGCTTCGTGGGCGCCCCCCGGCGCTGGCGCGTCGCCTGCTGGCGCTGCTGCGGAGGCGCCGCCGGCTGGCGGGCGGCCTGCTGCGGACGTGTCTCCGCGTTGCGGCGCGAGCCGCGCTGCGTGACACGGGTGCCGAACAGGTCACTACGGATGACCTGGACGGCCACGATGACGAACAGCCACAGAACGGCCAGGAAACCCAGCCGCATGACCGTCAGGGTCAGCTCTGACATTGCCCCCGCTTCACCCTTCGGCTTGCCGGTAAACGATGGTGGTGCTGCCCACGACGATCCGCGAGCCGTCGCGGAGCGTAGCGCGGGTGGTGTGCTGCCCGTCCACCACGATGCCGTTGGTGGACCCGAGATCCTGGATCGTCGAGGGCGTTCCGGTCCGGATCTCGCAGTGCCGGCGGGAGACGCCGGGGTCGTCGATCCGCACGTCGGCGTCGGTGCTGCGGCCCAGCACCATCGTCGGGCGGGAGATCTGGTGGCGTGTGCCGTTGATCTCGATCCAGCGGCGTACCTGGGCGCCCGGCATCGGACCGGGTGCCGGCGGACGCCCGCCGGGGGCCGCTCCCGGGCCGGGCCTGCCACCGCCGGGAGGCGGGGCGGACGGCATGGGAGGTGCACTGACAGGAGGGTAGCCGTAGCCGCCGCGCTGGGCCCCCTGCGGGGCGCCCGCGTGACCCGCTCCCGGGCCGGCGGGAGCGCGGTCGGGCGTCTGTGACGTACTCGACGCGAGGGTGCGGCTGCGCACCCGGTACAGACCGGTGTCGAGGTCGTCGGCCTTCTCCAGATGGACCTTGATCGGTCCCATGAAGGTGTAGCGCTGCTGCTTGGCGTAGTCCCGGACCAGGCCGGAGAGCTCGTCGCCGAGCTGGCCGGAGTAGGGGCTGAGGCGCTCGTAGTCGGGCGCGCTCAGCTCCACGATGAAGTCGTTGGGGACGACCGTGCGGTCCCGGTTCCAGATGGTCGCGTTGTTGTCGCACTCGCGCTGGAGGGCGCCCGCGATCTCGACCGGCTGGACCTCGGACTTGAAGACCTTGGCGAAGGTGCCGTTGACCAGACCTTCGAGCCGCTGCTCGAAACGCTTCAGAACTCCCATGGGGCACCTCCTCCGTCGGTGTCGTCCTGGTACTGCTTACTGATCGTATCCACGCGTCGGGAAATCGGCTGGTTCCCCTTGTCTGGCCCGTCGATGAGTGTCACCTCTCACACGGATCGTAGAGGCGGCCTCCTGACAGTGTCCCGCACCCGGGGTGCACCCCGGGGGAGCGGGGGGAGGTGCACCCGGGAGGAGTGCCGGCGGCCGCGCTGCGTTCCTTCGCCTGTCCCTCTCCGGTTGTCCGTGTCTTCCTCTTCCAGCCCTGTCTCTTCTCCGTCCCGGGGTTCGCGGCTCCCGGTGCTCCCGGGTTCCGCTTCCGTGGCCGGGCCCTCCGGCCGCCGCTGTTCCCTACAACGTCGCGGAGGGCCGCGGGGGTGCCCGCCGCCCGGTTACCGGAGGTCCCCTGTCCCGGTCCCTGTCCCGGTCCCCGTCACGAGGCCGGGGCCGCGACGGGGGTGCCGGGTGCCCGGTCGCGATCACGGTGCGAAGCGCGTCCCGGCAGGCCTCTGCTGTGTTCTCCGCCGCCGGGAGCCGCCCGAAACAACGGATGTGAATCCACCCTCGGCAGCGTGCTAATCTTCTGCATGTCGCCAGGGGCTCGCACCGAACAGGTGAGGGACGAGGCGGCAGCACCCAAATGCGCGGGTGGCGGAATAGGCAGACGCGCTGGATTCAGGTTCCAGTGCCCGCAAGGGCGTGGGGGTTCAACTCCCCCCTCGCGCACCAGGAGAAATCCGTTGAAACGGGTCTCCGCCAGAGACGAAAGTCCTGGTGGGGGCCCGTTTCTCGTGGTCGGGGTAGCTCGGTCGCTGTGTGGATGTGTGTGTGACACCACTGTGGTCTGTTTTACGTGAAAGAGCCCACACCGTGGCTCTTGTCACGATGCGAGCCCTGTTCTTCTGTTGATCTTCAGCTGGTGCGGCTCGCGACGGTCGCTGGCCGGCCGGTGCGAGGTAGCCGGGGGCCACCTGCCCAGCGGCTTGGTCCTGCGCAGGTGGTGGGTGCGCTTGCGCGGCGCTGCCCGCCCAGGGTGAGGTCTCCCCCCATTCCTTGATCTTCCGGCGGTTGGGCGTTCACACGCTGACTGTGCAGCACGCACCGCGGGAACCGGCCTCCTGGCCGCACCAGGTCGGTCTGATTCCGTCCGAGGCACGGTCCTTCCAGCACCGCGGGAGGCAGACCGGCTGCGTGCGGCGGTCGAGGGCGGGGTACCGCCGTGCTGTCCCAGGTGCTGACCGGGATGGGCGGGGTCGGCAAGACCCGGCTCGCCGTCGACTACGCCCGCGCCGCCGGGGACGACGGCGGTCTGGACGTCCTGGTCTGGGTCACCGCGAGTGCCCGGTCGCCCGTGATGAGCGGATACGCGCAGGCCGGGGCGCTGAACGCCCAAGGCCGCAACGAGCCCCCGACGAGCCCGCCGCCGACCTCGGGCACCTGCCCCTGGCTCAGGCCGCCGCCCATCTCATCGACTCCGTTGAGACCGCAGCCACCTACCGCAACCTGTTGGCCGAGCGCGCCACGAAACTCACCGACCTGGCCCGCGACGCCCTGCCCGACGAGCAGGCCACCGCCCCCGCCGCCGCCTGGTCCCTGTCCATCGACCGCGCCGACACCCTGCGCCCCGCCGGCCTGGCCCGGCCCATGCTCCACCTGGCCGCCCTGCTCGACGCCAACGGCATCCCCCAGTCCGTCCTGACGGGCGAGACCGCCGGCGCTCACCTTGCCGCACACCGCACCGCAATTGGCCCCACCCCCGGGATCTGCCCGATCCCGGCGACCTGGTCGTTGACGGCGTTGGGCCAGGTGATGCCGCGCTTGAACCCGAAGTACTTCGGCGACGGTGCCGCGCTGATGGTCCGTACCGGGACGACGAACCGCAGCCCGTCGACGGAGGCCAGCAGGCCGTCGCCCCAGTACGCCGGGATCGGCACCTGAGACTGGGCTTCGATCAGCATGGCGTTCGCCGCGGCGATGGTGTCGCCCCGGAGGTAGAACTGGTCGACGTGGACCGGACGGGAGCGGGTGAGGCCCTCGTGGCCGGGGTTGGTGAACGGAGTCATGCCGATGTCGCACGCCTCGCTCACAAGGAGCGCGACGGCCGAGGTGGTGAGGTACTTCATGCGGGTGGTGCCGTCTCCGAGGTGGACGAAGGCGTCGAGGAACCCGGTCCAGGAACAACGGTGAAGCGCGGTGGCGGTCGCCAGGCCGGCGATGCCGGATCCGACGACGAGGACTTCAAGGCGGTTTGACATGCGGATCTTCTGCGTGGCCACCGGAGGTACGTCCCGCGATTACGACCTGTTCGGCGGCCGGTCTACGGCCGCGATTCGCCAGGGCCGGTCCCCTGCCCTCCGCGCTTGGCCGTAGTGACCCGCATCGTGGGAGGCGGTTCTCCCACCGAGTACCTCCGGGCCCGGAGCGTTGCGAAGGGTTTCGACACGAAGCCTTGAACGGGTTCGAAAACACCTTCCGCAGCTTGTGAAGGCGTTGTTAAGATCCGGGCGCGTGAGGCAGCGGGCCCTTCAATCCGGTCGTTCCGATTCTCGATCGGTGTGCTCCGTGCGGGAGTCCTTTCTCTGCCTCTTCCGAAGGGTCTCGGGGAGGGGATCTCTTGGCCGGATTCGGCCGTATTCGTGCTGCCGTGGGAATCCGTGGCGCATGTGTGGTTGCGTCGGTGGCCCTCGTGGGCGGGCTGACCCCGGCCACCGCTGCGCCGGTGGAAGTCGCCAACTCTGTCGACGTCACCATCCCTGCCACCATGAGGAAGTCGCCGGGGGCCGGCGAGCTCCTCAGCGTTGGCCCATCCGGTTACGCTCACTGGGGTACTACTGGTCTCCCCAGCGGACTGGACTGGACGTCGTACGACGGCACGACGCAACGGGTGCCAGGTGGGGACGGCGCGGCCCCTTCATCCCCGATCGAGACGCACGGCGCAGGCTCGGACATCGTGGCTCTGCCCCCTCGGAACGGGTCTGGCGACGTACAGATGCGGAACATGGCCACGGGCGAGTCCTGGGTGGTTTTGGTTCCGGCCGGTCAGATCTACGCCCAGACCTTCGGCGACACGGTCGTCACCCGGAGCGGGATGCGCACGGGGTCTGGGTGGACGGGAATGCATTTGCTCCGGGCGGAGAACGGAAGCACCGTCGACAGGCCCGTGACCGGGATGCCCGACGGCTTCGTACATCAATTCCTCGGCCGGGGAGGTCAGCACGGGAGCCTGATCTTCGGCTCAGTTCCGGATGACACGTCTTTGAAGAGTGCCTGGCTCGATTTCCGCACGGCAACGGCCACCATGATCCCCAGCACCGTGGTCGGCACCAACTCAACCGTCACCGCTCACCATGTGGTGACTCCTTCGGGTGCCAGCGGTGTCCGTATCTACGAGCAGGGTGAGTTCGACGCTCCGGTACGCGAGCTCGAGGTCGATCTCACCGACGCCAAGGTCGTGGGGGTGGTCGGTGACTCCCTCATCATCGGTCGCCACGACCCGGCTCTCGGCTCCTTGGCCTACGGGTCGTCCACGTACCGTGTCATCGCCGTGCCCTTCGACGGCTCGCCCGAACGGCTTCTGCTGGCACGGGCCAGCGTGCTACGCATCGCACACCGTCCCGACGGTGGTCTACTGATCGTGGGCGGGGCCTCCGCCTTGGACTACGGCTTCAACATCATTGCCGTCCAGGAGGACGGAACGCCGGGCGTCGAGCCGCTGCGCCGCATTGCACCGGTTCCCATGAAGCACCTCGGGCTGGTCGTTGACCAGGTAACAGTCACCTCAATCGAAGACGGCGACGGCCGCACAGCGGTCTACGAGCGGGTGCTCAGCGACACAGCTCCGGGATACGGAGACCGAGTCCGGCGCGGCAGCCTGCCGTTTCCGTACGACAGATGCGTCATGTCCGAGCGCGAATGCCCGCAACTGCACCCCACCGGTGATGGCCGCGTCGTCTACACGGCCGAGGTCGCGCCCGAGGGAGGCGACACGAGGCAGGAAAGGCTCTTCGTCGCCGATAAGGTCGGGGGCTTTCCGGGGACTTCCTGGGACACCGGATTGGACCCTAAGAGCAGCGACCTAGACGTTCAGGTACTGGGTGCATCGGGCAGCCTTGCTCTCGTGAAGGGGCGCTCGCCGCTCGATGACTTCGAGCTCCGCGTCCTGGACATCAACAGCGGCAGGGTGCTCCGCAAGGAGCCCGGTCTCGTGGGGGCCCTTTGGGGAACCACCTTCTGGACGGCGGTGCCGGCCGGTGACGGCACCTTCACGGCGACTGCCAAGGAAGCGCGGACGGGGGCACGACTGACTTCGGTGCGGGTGGGATCCAACTGCCGGAACCTGTTGGAGCTGCAGGCGGTTGGACAGTGGCTGTACTGGCGCTGCGAGACGGCCGGCACGCCCTCCCGCGCGGCAGGCGTGTACGACCTCGCGAACCGCAGGAACGTCCCGCTCGGCGACACCAGGACGGCCCGGCTGGGTAACGGCATCGTCGTGACCGGCGGGGACGGAAAGTCGCTGGACGTCCACGACGTCCGCGGTGCAACCGCTCTCCTGGAGAACGTGGCGACCGCTCACGGCCTGTTCAGTCTCGATGTCCGCACCGGCGACCTCGCCTACACGCGGGGCAAGGGCGATGTCCGCGTGCTGCGCCGGGGGCTGTCGGCGGTGCCGCTGAACTCCCCCTACAGCGTGGTCGGCACGACAGTTGAGACAGACGCCACCCCCGTCGTCTGGCGAGGGCAATGGTGGCTAAACGAACCGGCCGCCGACTGGACCGTCACCATAAGGCACCCCTTGACCGGGCGCGTCGTCTCCACCCAGACGGGCGGCCGCGCCGAGTACTCCATCGCCGCTTCGTGGAACGGACGAGCGACGGACGGCACCTACCCTTTGAACGGTCGCTACACCTGGACTCTGACCGCGCGCCCTGCGGACGGACAGGGGGCCGGCCTGGTCACATCGGGGTCGGTCACACTGATCGGCGGTGCACCTGTGCTCCGTGACCATGGGGGCGACGGCATCGGTGACCTTGTGTCGCTGAGTTCCTCCGGCGCCCTGGCCTTCCGGTACGGGAACGGGGCGGGTGGCTTCTCGGGGGCGACGACGGGTTCTGGCTGGTCGACGTCGGTTGTCGCGGTGCCGTTCGGGGACCTGAACGGCGATCGGTGCAATGACGTACTGGTGCGCTTGGGCTCTGAGCTGCGCGCGTACAACCCGAAGTGCGGTGCCGCGCTGACTCCGTCGACTCCGTATACCTCGCTGGGTACGGTGTGGGCTCAGTTCAACGTGCTGACGTCGCCGGGTGACATAACGGGTGACGGCCGTGCGGATCTGGTGGCGCGGCAGGCGTCCACGGGGGACATGTACCTGTACGCGGACGACGGTGCGGGGAAGCTGAAGGCCCGCGGGAAGATCGGTACGAACTGGAAGCTGTACCGGGCGGTCTTCGGTGCGGGTGATCTGAATGGTGACGGCATCGGTGAGCTGCTGGCGGTGGACGGCGCGAACTCGCTGTGGCGGTACGACGGCACGTCAGCGGGGACGCTGAAGCCGCGCGGGCTGGTGTTCGGCAATAAGTGGGGTACCGGCCGCAACGTCTTCGTCGGTGTGGGCGATCTGAACCGGGACGGCAAGGCCGATCTCGTGTCCCGGAACGCGGCCGGGGATCTGCTGCGTAACAGCGGCACCGGCGCCGGTTCCTTCGGCTCGACCGTGAAGGTCGGGACGGGCTGGCAGGGCTACAAGGGCCTCTTCTGAGCTTGCTCAGCGGCCGTCGTCGATCGCCAACCGGTGTCTACGGCGCTGGCCGGGCGCCGCTATCTGGGCGCGCTACCGGAAGGCACGTTCGTCGTCCGTTGACGCGCCGGCGGCCGGCGGGGAAAGAGCTGGGAAAGAAGGGAAGGCCGGTGCCCGTGCCAGGCGGCTGGGCCACGCTCGCGACGTGCACCACGGCGCGTACCGGGGTGGCGTCGGCCGCCAGGCGCGCACGATGCGTGAGGATGTAGTTGGCCTGTGCCCAGGGGTCGGGAAGTCGCGCACCTCGGTGTCGGTCGAAAGTCCTGGTGGGGCCCGTTTCTCGTGTGAGCCGTGCCCGGCTCGGGCTTCGACCGGTTTCACTCGGACCGGTTGAGCGTCTTTTGTGCGCTTTGTCTCTTTCGCGTTGCGCGGCATCGCGACCTTCGGCGGACAAGGGTGCGACGAAAGTGAGCAGTGGCCGGGCCGCCGGGTGCCTAGGGTGCGGTCGTGGACGCGTCATCGAAGATATGGGCCGGGGTGCGGGCGGGCGGCAGATGGCTGGCGCCGCCGGAGCAGTGGTCCCGACGCAGGTTCGCGGGCGAGGTGACCGTCGCGCTGCTCCTTGCCGTCCTGGCCGCGGGCCTGGGACAACTGCTGGAGGCGTCCACCTCGGCCGTGGTGGCCGAGGCCGTCGCGATCGCGGTCCTCTCGCTGCTGCGGCGGCGCCTGCCGGCGACCGTGCTGGCGGTGACCGCCGCGCTGACCCCGGTGGGGAACGGGTTCCTGCCGCTGATGATGGCCGTTGGCTGGTCGGCCGGGCGCCGGATCACCGGAGCGGGCCGGGCCGTGGCCGCCTTCGCCGGTGCCTACGTCCTCTGTGTCGCCGTGTCGCTCGTCGACACCTGGTCGCCGTCGAGCGCGCTGACCCTGGTGCTGCTCACCACCCTCTACTTCCTCGCGGTCGCGGTGGTGCCCGGACTGGCCAGCCGGTACTGGACGCAACGGCGGACCCTTCTGCACACCCTGCAGGAACGCAACAGCCAGCTGCTGCGCGAGCGGGCCATGGTCGCCGGCCAGGCACGGCTGAGGGAACGGCAGCGCATCGCGCAGGACATGCACGACAGCCTGGGGCACCGGCTCGCGCTCATCTCCGTGCACACGGGAGCCCTCGAGGTCGACCGCGAACTCACCCCGCGACAGCGCGAGGTGGTCGGGGTGCTGCGGGAGGCGTCGGTGACCGCGATGCACGAGCTGCGCGAGGTCGTCGGCATTCTCAGGGACGGGGTGGAGGCGCCCGCGCCCGCCTCCGTGGACGAGTCGGGCCGGGCCGCTCGCGGCACCGCCGGTATCGCGGCGCTCGTCGATGCGGCGAGGGCGGCGGGGAACGCGGTCGAGCTGAAGTACGCGGGGGAGGCGAGGCCGCTCGCCGCGGCCGCCGACCATGCGGCGTACCGCATCGTCCAGGAGGCCCTCACCAACGCCTACAAGCATGCGCCCGGTGCGCCGATCACGGTGGACCTGCGGTACGAGCCGGACTCCTTCGTCGTCGAGATCGTCAATGGGGCCGCCTCTGGACCGGCGGGCGAAGTCGTCAGCGGCGGGCAGGGACTGACGGGGCTGCACGAGCGCGCCCGGCTCGTCGGCGGCATGGTGCACGCCGGTCCGGTTCCGGCCGGCGGGTTCCGGGTGGCCGGAGTCCTTCCGTACGGCGTCGGGGAGGCGTCGCCGTTCGTCGACGGGGTGGACGACTTCCGGCAGCAGCCGCTGAAGGCCCCTTCCGGGGACGGTGTTCCGGTCATGGACTGGACCGTCCCGGAGAAGGAGTGGGCGATGGGTGGCAGGAGCGGGCACAGCAGGTACAGCGGGGTGGCCATCGGGTGCGGGATCGCGGTGGGCGTCGTGATGCTGCTGGGAGTCGCCGTGCTGGTGGGGGCGTTCTTCCTGGTCGGCTCGCTGGACAAGGGCATGATCGAGCCGTCCGAGTACGAGGCGGTCAAGGTCGGGTCGGCGGAGAAGACCGTGCGGGACCAGTTGCCGAGCGGGGACACGATCGCCACCGCGGGGCTGGAGGGCAAGGGGCCGAAGGAGCCGGAGGGTTCGAGCTGCCTGGTACTGATGTCCTCGGCGATGGGGGAGACCCTGGAGTCGGAGCCGGTGTTCCGGTTCTGCTTCAAGGACGGCAAGCTGGTCGAGAAGAAGTCCTACGAGGTCAAGCGCTAGGACAGGCGCTGGGGGAGCAGAGGGGGGCCTGTGACCGGTTCGCCGATCAGGGTCGTGATCGCCGACGACGAGCCGCTGATCCGGGCCGGGATCCGGATGATCCTCACCTCCGATCAGGAGATCGAGGTCGTCGCCGAGGGCGCCAACGGCCGTGAGGCCGTCGAGCTGGCGCGGTCGCACCGGGCGGACGTGGTGCTGCTCGACATCCAGATGCCCGTGATGGACGGGCTCACCGCGCTGCCCGAACTGCGCCGCGCCGCCCCCGCGGCACGGGTCATCGTGCTCACGACCTTCGGGGAGCGCGACAACGTCCTGCGGGCGCTGGAGCACGGCGGCGCGGGATTCCTGCTCAAGGACACCGCTCCGGCGGAACTGATACGGGCGGTGCGGGCAGCGGCCGCGGGGGATGCCTATCTCTC
It contains:
- a CDS encoding peptidoglycan D,D-transpeptidase FtsI family protein, with the protein product MNKPLRRIAIFCGLLVLALLIRDNWLQYVRADELNTHKLNRRVQIERYAHERGNIIVDGKPITGSVATKGSDFKYKRTYVNGPMWAPVTGFASQAFDANQIEKLEDGILTGNDDRLFFDRTMAMFTGEKKKGGDVVTTLNGKAQEAAFKGLGDKKGAVAAIDPQTGKILALASTPSYDPSVFAGNSIKDSENRQKLLNDKDKPMVNRALRETYPPGSTFKVVTAAAALENGVVEDIEAPTDTPEPYLIPLSRTPMKNSHGGCEKASLNAAMEVSCNSVFANLGDKVSRDKMVEMAQKFGFNNAEIDTPVRASSSVYNTTMDRGGNALSSIGQFDTAATPLQMAMVTAAIANDGKLMKPYMIDQLRAPNLDVIQTFEPEEMSRPVSQENAQLLQQMMENVVEKGTGTKAQINDVTVGGKTGTAQHGVGNSKRPYAWFISYAKTDNGSPVAVAVVVEDSSGTARDDISGGGLAAPIARDVMKAVLDSKE
- a CDS encoding FtsW/RodA/SpoVE family cell cycle protein, which gives rise to MSVVTNTTTIGAIDAPSRRNTELVLLAFAVAIPVFAYLNVGLALNGEVPSGMLGYGLGLGLMAAVAHIVVRKFAKYADPLLLPLATLLNGLGLVLIWRLDQSPRLNARPDFAPQATNQLMYSALGIALFVGVLMILKDHRVLQRFTYISMAAALVLLILPIVPGLGADVFGAKIWIRVGGFSIQPGEFAKIVIAVFFSGYLMVKRDALALASRRFMGLYLPRGRDLGPILTIWAMSLLILVFENDLGTSLLFFGMFVVMLYVATERTSWIVMGLLMSAGGAVVVAQFASHVQSRVAAWLDPFGCLETAPEGSNMINACDQMTQVLMSFGAGGTLGTGLGQGDSDLISFAANSDFIFATVGEELGLTGVMAFLLLYGLIIERGIRTALAARDPFGKLFAVGLSGAFALQVFVVAGGVMGLIPLTGMTMPFLAAGGSSVIANWALIGILIRISDTARRPAPAPAPSPDAEMTQVVRP
- a CDS encoding Stp1/IreP family PP2C-type Ser/Thr phosphatase translates to MSLSLRFAAGSHKGMIREGNEDSGYAGPRLLAIADGMGGQAAGEVASSEVISTLVQLDDDIPGSDILTSLGTAVQRANEQLRMMVEEDPQLEGMGTTLTALLWTGQRLGLVHVGDSRAYLLRDGVLTQITQDHTWVQRLVDEGRITEEEATTHPQRALLMRALGSGDHVEPDLSIREVRAGDRYLICSDGLSGVVSHQTLEDALASYQGPQETVQELIQLALRGGGPDNITCIVADVLDTDSGDTLAGALSDTPVVVGAVAENQMQLGDGGAMQTPAGRASGLGRPTPPPPGGSFGPPGSGDDVGYDGMPPEGSYGTYTDDDFVKPRRGRKWLKRSFFIALALGVVGGGLYGGYRWTQTQYYVGANENHVALYRGISQDLAWVSLSKVEKDHPEIELKYLPAYQQKQVKETITEGSLGDARDKIQELGAQAAVCKKDEQRRAAADRAAGTPPGEGQAGGTTGTKPSTQSAQTKPTAASPSPGPTLSEEEQKLASNCGKQ
- a CDS encoding FHA domain-containing protein FhaB/FipA → MSELTLTVMRLGFLAVLWLFVIVAVQVIRSDLFGTRVTQRGSRRNAETRPQQAARQPAAPPQQRQQATRQRRGAPTKLVVTEGSLTGTTVALQGQTITLGRAHDSTIVLDDDYASSRHARIYPDRDGQWIVEDLGSTNGTYLDRTRLTTPTPIPPGAPIRIGKTVIELRK
- a CDS encoding FhaA domain-containing protein, which codes for MGVLKRFEQRLEGLVNGTFAKVFKSEVQPVEIAGALQRECDNNATIWNRDRTVVPNDFIVELSAPDYERLSPYSGQLGDELSGLVRDYAKQQRYTFMGPIKVHLEKADDLDTGLYRVRSRTLASSTSQTPDRAPAGPGAGHAGAPQGAQRGGYGYPPVSAPPMPSAPPPGGGRPGPGAAPGGRPPAPGPMPGAQVRRWIEINGTRHQISRPTMVLGRSTDADVRIDDPGVSRRHCEIRTGTPSTIQDLGSTNGIVVDGQHTTRATLRDGSRIVVGSTTIVYRQAEG